The region CACCGATACCTTCCCCGGCCGTTCCCTGAAAGAACCACGGGTTCCGCTTGCTCCAGCAGAAGGCTCGGGTCCGCGCATACAGTGCTGCGTCCGGCGAGCTGTCGAGGTAGGGAAGTCCAAGCAGGCTGGGAACGTTGGCGTCGTCCATCAATAACCGGCTGCCGTACCCATCCACCTCGTAGGCCCAGATGGTTCCCTCGGGCGTTGAAACGATGGCGTGCTCGCGCAGCGCCTTCTCTACTTCTTCGGCAAGCGAGCTGGCATTGCGAGCAAGTCCCTCATCGTGCAGAATTACGTGCGCCATCTCTGCAAGCTGACGCATCGACGTAACCGCAAACAAATTCGACGGAACCAGGAATGGGAAGATACAAGCATCGTCCGATGGCCGGAATCCAGAGGCGATCAGTCCGACCGGGCGGACTGGATTTCCCAGGCCCGCCGCGGGCAGCGTCTCTGTAGAGGCGTTCGATTCCCGCTGAAAACGGTACGGCCCATCGCCATGCTTGCGCTGCTGGACACGGAAGGTGTCGACGATCACCTTCATCGCATCACGCCAGCGCTGATCGAATGGTCCCGTATCGCCCGTCTGCTTCCAGTAGCCATGTGCCAGGCGGATGGGATAGCAGAGCGAATCCACCTCCCATTTGCGCTCCCCTACACCCTGACGGAGTTCGGTCTTGTCCTTCAGGCTCCAGGGCAGTGCCGGAGCGTTGAGGTCGGCCATAAAGGCGTTGGCGTACGGATCGATGAGGATGCATCGCGCCTGCCTGCGAATCACGCCCTCCAGCAGATCGCGAAGCCGACGGTCCTGTTTTGCCAGGGGAAGATACGGCCATACCTGCGCAGACGAATCGCGCAACCAC is a window of Edaphobacter sp. 12200R-103 DNA encoding:
- a CDS encoding glycoside hydrolase family 125 protein; this encodes MNPPASISSRRRFLRSAAATVIAPSMAASMQAAGVEPQSSIQLPEVKAPWDMSQGRPKPADRKFHSDAVEAFLKERSARIPDPELASLFVSCFPNTLDTTVEPGTFEGKPDTAVITGDISAMWLRDSSAQVWPYLPLAKQDRRLRDLLEGVIRRQARCILIDPYANAFMADLNAPALPWSLKDKTELRQGVGERKWEVDSLCYPIRLAHGYWKQTGDTGPFDQRWRDAMKVIVDTFRVQQRKHGDGPYRFQRESNASTETLPAAGLGNPVRPVGLIASGFRPSDDACIFPFLVPSNLFAVTSMRQLAEMAHVILHDEGLARNASSLAEEVEKALREHAIVSTPEGTIWAYEVDGYGSRLLMDDANVPSLLGLPYLDSSPDAALYARTRAFCWSKRNPWFFQGTAGEGIGGPHLGRDMIWPMSQIIYAFTSQQDSEIHNAVGMLKRSAAGFGFMHESYFKDDPKRFTRPWFAWANTLFGELIGTLAVSRPQVLRT